A portion of the Saccharospirillaceae bacterium genome contains these proteins:
- a CDS encoding adenine phosphoribosyltransferase, with protein sequence MSRYSQEIKNAIRTVPDWPEEGVMFRDIMPLLQDAQAFRLLIDSFVHRYQNMQLDAIAAIDARGFILGAPLAYELGLSLVPVRKKGKLPFETITQDYSLEYGSATIELHTDAFKAGDRVLVMDDLIATGGTMLAACELVKKLGADVVETAAIIDLPDLKGGEKLRQAGFAVYAICEFEGL encoded by the coding sequence ATGAGCCGCTACAGCCAGGAAATCAAAAACGCCATCCGTACCGTTCCAGACTGGCCTGAAGAGGGTGTGATGTTTCGTGACATCATGCCACTCCTGCAGGATGCCCAGGCCTTTCGTCTGTTGATTGATAGCTTTGTTCACCGCTATCAGAACATGCAACTCGACGCGATCGCTGCGATTGATGCTCGTGGATTTATTCTTGGTGCACCACTCGCCTACGAATTGGGGTTAAGCCTGGTGCCGGTGCGTAAAAAAGGAAAGCTGCCATTTGAAACCATCACACAGGATTACAGCCTGGAATACGGCAGCGCTACCATTGAATTGCATACCGATGCATTTAAAGCTGGTGATCGTGTATTGGTAATGGATGACTTAATCGCTACAGGTGGTACTATGCTGGCCGCTTGTGAGCTGGTGAAGAAACTGGGTGCTGACGTAGTGGAAACCGCTGCAATCATCGACCTGCCAGACCTCAAAGGCGGCGAAAAACTGCGTCAGGCCGGTTTTGCCGTTTACGCTATTTGTGAATTTGAAGGCCTCTGA
- a CDS encoding helix-turn-helix domain-containing protein, translating into MSLAYRFQTVIDQLAAGNKKQFAEMTGKSASHIYKICRGSGRPSMAYLQQLFEEFRVDITWLLTGEQNESANPAGVLNPGDQVVAPMFDVKASAGAGALTDSEAVEDYFTFNKSFLSRQLGISGEQLVFVTVDGDSMEPTLFDGDQVLVDMTQRTVRNNAVYLLNSERGLVTKRLQQTGKQLQVNSDNRDYDSWQLDLTALEDNPVVGRIVWSARTV; encoded by the coding sequence ATGTCCCTGGCGTATCGTTTTCAAACCGTGATTGATCAATTAGCGGCAGGTAATAAGAAGCAATTTGCTGAGATGACGGGAAAATCGGCGTCCCATATTTATAAAATCTGTCGTGGTTCAGGACGACCGTCGATGGCCTATTTACAGCAGCTGTTCGAAGAATTCCGGGTTGATATTACCTGGCTGTTGACCGGCGAACAGAATGAATCTGCCAATCCCGCTGGCGTGCTAAACCCAGGAGATCAGGTAGTGGCGCCAATGTTTGATGTAAAAGCCAGTGCTGGTGCCGGTGCATTAACCGACAGTGAAGCGGTGGAAGATTATTTCACCTTTAATAAATCGTTTTTATCGCGGCAGCTGGGTATCAGTGGTGAGCAGTTGGTGTTTGTTACCGTTGACGGTGACAGCATGGAACCGACGCTGTTTGATGGCGATCAGGTGTTGGTGGATATGACTCAACGTACAGTACGTAACAACGCAGTGTATTTGCTGAATAGTGAGCGAGGACTGGTTACCAAACGGCTGCAGCAAACAGGCAAACAGCTTCAGGTAAACAGCGATAATCGTGATTATGACAGCTGGCAGCTGGATTTAACCGCGCTGGAAGATAACCCGGTTGTTGGTCGTATCGTTTGGTCAGCCCGCACTGTTTAA
- a CDS encoding nucleoid-associated protein — MTIRHFVTHQISKDPKEPAAALHCSEQEANFDDEHSERFYSQATSQLKGILTQRAGKRYGAFHPEVTLMRAQIQDWKGDRQNFMSLTRRLSKYFANSLDNTEFAIDGYLAFIYEELADSDRFYVFHLRRKTSVSINSDMTLSETHYIDFSNTGFGVMINLTDWLVQEEEKYITFSFGRADKPLQNQFGDFMGFTDTLDTAAETEAFLQIVDEFSQNLPAEQSFEYKSKVVDYCIEQDKRGEVVDFTDLADYVESQMESKPESKTGENFSHYIVEKQKERQATQPALTPEEMAEQGAPTSQVAEAIKTELIPDRKKLKSFIRYSGKNKDISLSFSAAMLEDDVVFDGVNNRLQINKLPESLIKQLKAQNDKD; from the coding sequence ATGACCATACGCCACTTTGTTACGCATCAGATCAGTAAAGATCCGAAAGAACCGGCTGCCGCTCTTCACTGCAGCGAACAGGAAGCCAACTTCGACGACGAACACAGTGAGCGTTTTTACTCCCAGGCAACCAGTCAGCTAAAAGGGATTCTGACCCAGCGCGCCGGTAAACGTTATGGTGCCTTCCACCCGGAGGTCACCCTGATGCGGGCGCAAATCCAGGACTGGAAAGGTGATCGGCAGAACTTTATGTCGCTCACCCGCCGCCTGAGTAAATACTTCGCCAACAGCCTTGATAACACAGAGTTTGCGATCGACGGCTACCTCGCCTTTATATACGAGGAACTGGCCGACAGCGATCGGTTTTATGTATTTCATTTACGCCGCAAAACCAGCGTGTCCATCAACAGCGATATGACATTGTCTGAAACCCACTATATCGATTTCTCAAATACCGGCTTCGGAGTCATGATCAACCTGACTGATTGGCTGGTGCAGGAAGAAGAAAAGTACATTACCTTCAGTTTTGGTCGAGCTGACAAACCGCTGCAAAATCAGTTTGGTGATTTTATGGGGTTTACCGACACATTAGACACCGCAGCAGAAACTGAAGCATTTTTACAAATTGTTGATGAATTCAGTCAGAATCTTCCAGCAGAACAAAGCTTCGAATACAAAAGCAAGGTCGTCGATTACTGCATAGAACAGGATAAGCGCGGCGAAGTCGTCGATTTTACGGATCTTGCAGATTACGTTGAATCGCAAATGGAATCGAAACCGGAAAGCAAAACTGGTGAGAACTTTTCACACTATATTGTTGAAAAACAAAAAGAGCGTCAGGCTACTCAACCCGCATTAACCCCTGAGGAAATGGCAGAACAAGGCGCACCAACGTCTCAGGTCGCAGAAGCAATTAAAACGGAATTAATTCCAGACCGTAAAAAGCTGAAGAGTTTTATTCGCTACAGTGGTAAAAACAAAGACATAAGTCTCAGCTTTTCGGCGGCTATGTTGGAAGATGATGTGGTATTTGACGGCGTTAACAACCGTCTCCAGATTAATAAACTGCCAGAATCTCTGATCAAACAACTCAAAGCACAAAACGACAAAGACTAA
- a CDS encoding glutathione peroxidase, which yields MKPIFRKLALGLSIAFMPLATMAGQSESGADATPVATDASKDCPAIFNHKMKKLHSSKILDVCEVTAGKPVLLVNTASHCGFTDQFGDLEALHKKYKDQGLVVLGVSSDSFDQEDKDEGKAAEICFKNFGVSFTMLSTVPVKGDGAHPMFLEVARQDVAPRWNFYKYLVGADGKIVSSNSSFFMPDEGDIEALLN from the coding sequence ATGAAGCCAATATTCAGAAAGCTTGCGCTGGGTCTTTCGATAGCGTTCATGCCGCTGGCCACGATGGCTGGTCAATCAGAGTCTGGAGCCGATGCAACGCCGGTTGCAACAGACGCCAGTAAGGATTGCCCAGCCATCTTTAACCATAAAATGAAGAAGCTGCACAGTTCCAAAATTCTGGATGTGTGCGAAGTGACGGCAGGCAAGCCGGTTCTGTTGGTAAATACGGCCAGCCATTGCGGTTTTACCGATCAGTTTGGCGATCTTGAAGCGCTGCACAAGAAATACAAAGACCAGGGTTTGGTTGTCTTGGGCGTATCCTCTGATTCTTTCGATCAGGAAGATAAAGACGAGGGTAAAGCAGCAGAAATCTGTTTTAAGAACTTTGGTGTAAGTTTTACGATGCTGTCAACAGTGCCGGTGAAGGGCGATGGCGCGCACCCTATGTTCTTGGAAGTGGCCCGCCAGGATGTGGCACCGCGCTGGAATTTCTACAAGTATCTGGTGGGGGCGGATGGAAAGATCGTCAGCTCAAACTCAAGCTTCTTTATGCCCGATGAAGGCGATATTGAAGCGCTGTTGAATTAG
- a CDS encoding DUF2750 domain-containing protein: MSYSLSQKDHQATLKLSNNKRYELFLKKAAQFGEIWSLANDEGWVTISSEEGENCLPVWPHPDYAKEWCNGEWNDCQPKAVELDVWLERWTPGLEQDETLLVVFPNLKEEALLVDPHELDEGLRQALASI; encoded by the coding sequence ATGAGTTATTCCCTGAGCCAGAAAGATCATCAGGCTACCCTGAAATTATCCAACAACAAGCGTTATGAGCTGTTCCTTAAGAAAGCCGCACAATTCGGTGAAATCTGGAGTCTGGCGAATGACGAGGGTTGGGTGACCATCAGTTCGGAAGAGGGAGAGAACTGCCTGCCGGTATGGCCGCACCCGGATTATGCCAAAGAATGGTGTAACGGCGAGTGGAATGATTGCCAGCCCAAAGCGGTGGAGCTGGATGTCTGGCTGGAACGCTGGACGCCGGGGTTAGAGCAGGATGAAACCTTGCTGGTGGTATTCCCAAATTTGAAAGAAGAAGCCTTATTGGTGGATCCGCACGAACTGGACGAAGGGTTACGCCAAGCACTGGCATCAATCTGA
- a CDS encoding DEAD/DEAH box helicase translates to MSFTFSQLHPDLQQALKQLGYQQPTPIQQQAIPEVTNGADVMAGAQTGTGKTAAFALPLLNRILTSHTKEKEALAENNAVQVLVLTPTRELAQQVHKSFCQYAQFTSVRIELAYGGVSLNPQLEALANGCEVLVATPGRLLDLVFKRAVDLTQLQTLVFDEADRMLDMGFIDEIQQILKRLPSKRQTLFFSATFGDEIFKLSKQLLTDPVLIEVDARNTAAVTVEQKVYVVDTERKRELVSHLIGSKNWHQVLIFVKTKQGADQLAVEMCKDGLATKAIHGDKSQGARERVLEAFKEGVTRVLVATDVAARGIDIPQLNTVINFDLPYIAEDYIHRIGRTGRAGHDGLAITLMSLGEEYLLEEIEVILDARLPQQWLEGYEPDLTRDIPENNKNSRSAQKRRAKQRAHGKVSGNRRRRK, encoded by the coding sequence ATGAGTTTCACCTTTTCTCAATTGCACCCGGATTTACAGCAGGCGCTAAAGCAATTGGGATATCAGCAGCCAACGCCTATTCAACAACAAGCAATTCCTGAGGTTACCAATGGTGCTGACGTGATGGCAGGTGCGCAAACCGGTACTGGTAAGACCGCTGCCTTTGCTTTGCCATTGCTCAATCGCATATTGACAAGTCACACCAAAGAGAAGGAGGCGCTGGCTGAAAATAATGCGGTGCAGGTTCTGGTTTTAACGCCCACACGTGAGCTGGCCCAGCAAGTTCATAAAAGTTTTTGCCAGTACGCTCAATTTACATCTGTCAGAATCGAACTGGCATACGGTGGGGTGAGCCTGAATCCTCAGTTAGAAGCATTGGCAAACGGCTGTGAGGTATTGGTGGCTACGCCCGGAAGATTGCTGGATCTGGTGTTTAAGCGTGCAGTGGACTTAACGCAGCTACAGACTCTGGTGTTTGATGAAGCTGACCGGATGCTCGACATGGGTTTTATCGACGAAATTCAGCAGATTCTGAAACGACTACCCAGTAAGCGTCAGACGTTGTTTTTTTCTGCAACCTTTGGCGATGAAATATTCAAACTGAGTAAACAATTATTGACCGATCCGGTATTGATTGAGGTGGATGCACGCAACACCGCTGCGGTTACTGTCGAACAAAAAGTGTATGTGGTGGATACTGAACGTAAGCGTGAGCTGGTGTCGCACCTGATCGGCAGTAAGAACTGGCACCAGGTTCTGATTTTTGTCAAAACCAAACAGGGTGCTGATCAGCTGGCTGTCGAAATGTGCAAAGACGGCCTGGCTACTAAGGCGATTCACGGTGATAAATCCCAGGGGGCGCGTGAACGGGTATTGGAGGCGTTTAAAGAAGGAGTAACCCGGGTGCTGGTTGCTACCGATGTCGCTGCACGAGGTATCGATATTCCACAGCTCAATACGGTCATTAATTTTGATTTGCCTTATATCGCCGAAGACTACATTCACAGAATCGGCCGAACCGGACGGGCTGGGCATGATGGCCTCGCGATTACGCTGATGAGTCTGGGAGAAGAGTATTTGCTGGAAGAAATTGAGGTAATCCTTGATGCACGCTTACCACAACAATGGCTGGAAGGTTATGAGCCAGACCTGACGCGCGATATTCCGGAAAATAATAAAAACAGCCGCAGTGCTCAGAAACGTCGTGCTAAGCAACGGGCGCATGGGAAAGTCAGTGGCAACCGCCGTCGCCGTAAATAA
- a CDS encoding M48 family metallopeptidase: MVSEYIKHYPSHLTDQVQQLLDNGQLGEVLKKRYPGIHNIRSNKALYDYTIELKNRYLRKSSPLSKVEYSDKAPAYNALGLHKRISRLHGGKLVAKKEIHIDNRFRDAPEAFLRMIVVHELAHLKEMDHNKAFYHLCCHMEPDYHQLEFDLRVWLTWQDAAAR, from the coding sequence TTGGTTTCTGAATACATAAAGCATTACCCATCACACCTGACTGATCAGGTGCAACAGCTGCTGGATAATGGCCAGCTGGGGGAGGTACTCAAAAAACGCTACCCTGGTATTCACAATATCCGCAGTAATAAAGCGTTGTACGATTATACGATAGAGCTGAAAAACCGCTATTTACGTAAGTCCTCGCCGCTGAGTAAGGTGGAGTACAGCGATAAGGCGCCAGCCTATAATGCACTTGGGTTGCATAAGCGGATTTCTCGGCTCCACGGCGGTAAACTGGTAGCGAAAAAAGAAATTCATATCGACAACCGCTTCCGTGATGCTCCTGAAGCCTTTTTACGGATGATTGTGGTACATGAGCTGGCTCATCTGAAAGAGATGGATCATAACAAAGCGTTTTATCATCTCTGTTGTCATATGGAGCCTGATTATCATCAGCTCGAGTTTGATTTACGGGTATGGCTGACCTGGCAGGATGCCGCTGCACGATAA
- the tcdA gene encoding tRNA cyclic N6-threonylcarbamoyladenosine(37) synthase TcdA — translation MSADFSSLTPEYIDRFGGIGRLYGNDGLLRLANAHVCVVGIGGVGSWAAEALVRSGVGEITLIDMDDICVTNTNRQIHALKSNVGQLKTEAVAQRLKAINPEVIVHSKMAFVTAANQRELIHSDFDYVIDCIDSVKNKAALIAHCKRNKIRIVTTGAAGGQIDPTQIQIGDLNKTFNDPLARKVRSLLRREYNFSRNASRNYSVPCVFSSEQLSYPQADGSVCQTKSFAGDSTRLDCSSGFGSATMVTGTFGFVAASRVIERIARDAGKKS, via the coding sequence ATGAGCGCCGATTTTTCTTCTCTGACTCCCGAATATATTGATCGTTTTGGTGGTATTGGTCGTCTGTATGGTAACGATGGCTTGCTGCGATTGGCCAATGCCCACGTCTGTGTGGTTGGAATAGGTGGTGTGGGCTCCTGGGCCGCTGAGGCCTTGGTGCGCTCTGGTGTAGGTGAAATCACACTGATCGATATGGACGACATTTGTGTGACAAATACCAATCGTCAGATTCATGCACTGAAATCCAATGTTGGCCAGTTGAAGACAGAGGCGGTCGCGCAGCGACTTAAAGCCATTAACCCTGAAGTGATTGTGCACAGCAAAATGGCGTTTGTGACGGCAGCGAATCAGCGTGAGTTAATTCATTCGGATTTTGATTACGTCATTGATTGCATTGATAGCGTAAAAAATAAAGCGGCGCTGATCGCTCATTGTAAGCGAAATAAAATCCGGATTGTGACAACCGGCGCTGCGGGCGGCCAGATCGATCCGACACAAATCCAGATTGGTGATCTCAACAAGACGTTCAATGATCCGCTAGCACGAAAAGTTCGTTCGCTTTTACGTCGGGAATACAATTTCTCACGCAACGCCTCTCGTAATTATTCTGTTCCTTGTGTGTTTTCCAGCGAACAACTTTCATACCCCCAGGCGGATGGCAGTGTTTGCCAAACTAAATCCTTTGCCGGTGACAGTACCCGATTGGATTGTTCGTCTGGGTTTGGCTCGGCCACCATGGTAACAGGAACCTTTGGCTTTGTTGCTGCGTCCCGTGTGATAGAGCGAATTGCCAGGGATGCCGGTAAGAAAAGCTGA
- a CDS encoding NCS2 family permease produces the protein MLEKLFQLNRFGTSVKTEMLAGVTTYLTMAYIIFVNPAMLADAGMDHGAVFVASCVAAAIGCFIMGFWANLPVALAPGMGLNAFFTYGVVLGMGHSWETALGAVFLSGVIFILLSLFKVREWIINAIPATLKKAIAAGIGAFLALIALKNAGIIVDHPATLVSLGDLTEFGPAMALTGFFLIVAFVQRNIPGAVMLAILLVTAVALVTGNVEYTGVVSAPPSLAPTFMAMDVKAALDVAMLSVIFAFLFVDLFDTSGTLIAVSERAGLNTSKGEVPRLGRALLADSSATVAGAALGTSTTTSYIESVAGVAAGGRTGLTAVTVGLLFLLSIFIAPLAGMIPAYATAGAIFYVSVLMMFTLKEVAWEDLTEAAPVAVVLLLTPLTFSIAHGVTLGFITYAAAKLLGGKAHELNTSVIVIAALLLAKVIFVG, from the coding sequence ATGCTAGAAAAATTGTTCCAGCTAAACCGGTTTGGTACATCGGTAAAAACTGAAATGTTGGCCGGTGTTACTACCTACCTGACCATGGCTTATATCATCTTTGTTAACCCGGCGATGCTGGCAGATGCTGGGATGGACCATGGTGCTGTGTTTGTTGCCAGCTGTGTGGCTGCGGCAATCGGCTGTTTTATCATGGGATTCTGGGCAAATCTGCCGGTAGCACTGGCGCCGGGAATGGGTTTAAACGCCTTCTTTACCTACGGCGTTGTATTGGGCATGGGGCACAGCTGGGAAACGGCACTGGGTGCTGTATTTCTCTCCGGTGTTATCTTCATATTACTGAGCTTGTTCAAAGTACGAGAGTGGATTATCAATGCCATTCCGGCCACATTGAAGAAAGCCATTGCTGCCGGTATTGGTGCTTTTCTGGCGCTGATTGCTCTGAAGAATGCTGGCATTATCGTTGACCATCCGGCTACACTCGTAAGCCTTGGCGATCTCACTGAATTTGGTCCGGCCATGGCATTGACGGGCTTCTTCCTGATTGTGGCATTTGTTCAGCGCAATATTCCTGGCGCAGTCATGCTGGCGATCTTGCTGGTAACGGCCGTTGCTCTGGTAACCGGTAATGTCGAATACACCGGTGTCGTGTCGGCTCCGCCATCACTGGCACCAACGTTCATGGCCATGGATGTAAAAGCCGCGTTAGATGTTGCTATGTTAAGTGTTATTTTCGCCTTCTTATTTGTCGATTTGTTTGACACCTCCGGCACTCTGATCGCGGTGAGTGAGCGTGCTGGCCTTAACACCTCAAAAGGTGAAGTCCCACGCTTAGGTCGTGCGTTACTGGCCGACAGTTCTGCAACGGTAGCGGGTGCGGCGCTGGGTACATCGACGACGACCAGTTACATTGAAAGTGTTGCCGGTGTCGCTGCGGGTGGTCGCACGGGTTTAACCGCTGTCACTGTTGGCCTGTTATTCCTGTTGAGCATCTTCATCGCTCCTCTGGCTGGCATGATTCCGGCTTACGCAACGGCTGGCGCGATCTTTTATGTGTCGGTTCTGATGATGTTTACGCTTAAAGAAGTGGCATGGGAAGATCTGACCGAAGCCGCTCCGGTTGCCGTCGTGTTGCTGTTAACACCACTGACGTTTTCGATTGCACATGGTGTAACCCTCGGATTCATCACTTATGCGGCAGCCAAACTGCTGGGTGGAAAAGCACACGAACTGAATACCAGTGTGATTGTGATTGCCGCGCTATTGCTGGCGAAAGTGATTTTCGTCGGCTGA
- a CDS encoding peptidylprolyl isomerase codes for MRPMAKIFILTTSLLATLMSFSANAADSEASTKEAAKQAENVVTVVLKTSQGDIQLELDRAKAPISVENFLTYIESDHYDGTIFHRVIRNFMIQGGGFDENMIRKATLPAIKNEAKNGLKNNRGTIAMARTGQVDSATSQFFINTKNNDFLNHGFRDYGYAVFGKVTQGMEVVDKIESTATGARDVPVEPIVIKDVIVKK; via the coding sequence ATGCGCCCTATGGCCAAAATTTTTATTCTGACCACCAGCTTACTGGCAACACTGATGTCATTTTCAGCAAACGCAGCCGATAGCGAAGCGTCAACAAAAGAGGCAGCGAAGCAGGCTGAAAACGTGGTGACGGTTGTCCTCAAAACCAGTCAGGGTGATATCCAACTGGAATTGGACCGTGCCAAAGCACCCATCAGTGTTGAAAACTTCCTGACCTATATCGAATCAGATCACTACGACGGCACCATTTTCCACCGTGTTATCCGCAACTTCATGATTCAGGGCGGCGGTTTCGATGAAAACATGATCCGCAAAGCAACGCTGCCAGCAATCAAAAACGAAGCCAAGAACGGTTTAAAAAATAATCGTGGTACCATCGCTATGGCACGCACAGGTCAGGTTGACAGCGCTACCAGCCAGTTTTTTATCAACACCAAAAATAATGACTTCCTGAACCATGGTTTCCGTGATTATGGTTATGCTGTATTTGGTAAAGTGACTCAGGGAATGGAAGTCGTCGATAAGATTGAAAGCACGGCTACCGGTGCTCGCGACGTTCCGGTTGAGCCAATAGTGATTAAGGACGTCATTGTCAAAAAATAA
- a CDS encoding phytase — translation MITFKKSIFTNLLILPALISLLSGCGQKSSASATLAQNPAQTTVQSLTTQPFPGTAIDATYLNGQLITIGEQLSINGQTFDIESEFLDQRGDLIATLNSDNQLVIVHPKSNKIALSDTIPYPLETLCLYQDQGLQVFLLDERHMAHQMLVTLDDNEVNLSKIREFPMPPATKYCVADDASQRLFVSEENIGVWSYNARAESEIARSPVALVAPFGRLDKNSGPLAINNHRLWIGEGGHSKLHRLSLNNFSDMHSYQLDDGIAMDTLSASHFEQYQQLFLLNDYSGELLRASLKQTADDSLKANITNNRIINITPTAETDPVITDGDAADDPAIWVHPTVPEKSRILGTNKKFGLHIYDIQGNTLQTLTSGRINNIDVRQGFTYQQSAADIASASQRDNNSIALYRIDPNTGVTTMVSGIQTTLDEVYGLCMGRGVNNEMYVFINDKDGRFEQYQVIDSDTGWSGKLVREFSLTTQPEGCVSDDKHQRLFLGEENYGIWTLDLSDNNSEPQLIQTLNDAKDTNHLHADIEGMDIYHGKEQSYLVVSSQGNDSYVLFDTLPPFAYQAHFRIGMNTGLLPAIDGASETDGLTVSSAYMGSQYPEGLLVVQDGRNLMPEEFQNFKLVSWKDIREGLMLK, via the coding sequence ATGATAACGTTTAAAAAATCAATATTCACAAACCTGCTGATACTACCAGCATTGATCAGTTTATTATCAGGCTGTGGACAGAAAAGCAGTGCATCGGCAACCCTGGCGCAAAATCCAGCACAAACAACAGTGCAGTCGTTGACGACACAACCGTTTCCGGGAACAGCGATTGATGCGACCTACCTCAATGGTCAGCTGATAACCATTGGTGAACAACTATCGATTAATGGGCAAACTTTTGATATTGAGAGCGAATTTCTTGATCAACGCGGCGACCTCATTGCTACACTCAATAGCGATAATCAGCTAGTAATCGTCCATCCAAAAAGCAACAAGATAGCGCTCTCCGATACTATTCCCTACCCCCTGGAAACCTTATGCTTGTATCAGGATCAGGGATTACAGGTTTTTTTGCTGGATGAACGTCACATGGCCCACCAGATGTTGGTCACTCTCGACGATAATGAAGTTAACCTCAGTAAAATCCGTGAATTCCCGATGCCACCTGCAACGAAATATTGTGTTGCTGACGATGCATCCCAACGACTGTTTGTTTCTGAAGAAAACATCGGCGTCTGGTCTTACAATGCTCGCGCAGAGAGTGAAATCGCTCGTTCGCCGGTTGCATTGGTTGCGCCATTTGGACGTCTTGATAAAAATTCAGGGCCGTTAGCAATTAATAATCATCGTCTGTGGATTGGTGAAGGGGGTCATTCAAAATTGCACCGTCTGAGCCTGAACAATTTCTCCGATATGCACAGTTACCAGCTGGATGATGGAATCGCTATGGATACTTTGTCTGCGAGCCATTTCGAGCAATACCAACAACTATTTTTGCTAAACGATTATTCCGGTGAGTTATTACGAGCAAGCTTGAAGCAAACAGCGGATGATTCACTCAAGGCGAATATCACAAACAACCGCATCATTAATATTACGCCAACAGCAGAAACCGACCCCGTCATAACCGATGGCGATGCTGCTGATGATCCAGCGATCTGGGTTCACCCTACTGTACCTGAAAAAAGTCGGATTTTAGGTACTAATAAAAAATTTGGACTTCATATCTATGATATCCAGGGTAATACCTTACAGACCCTGACATCCGGTCGGATTAATAACATTGATGTGCGTCAGGGTTTTACCTATCAACAATCTGCCGCCGATATTGCCAGTGCCAGCCAGCGCGATAATAACAGCATTGCCCTTTATCGGATCGACCCGAACACAGGCGTTACAACCATGGTCAGTGGTATACAGACAACTCTTGATGAGGTGTACGGTTTGTGCATGGGCCGTGGTGTGAATAACGAAATGTATGTATTTATAAATGACAAAGACGGTCGCTTTGAGCAATACCAGGTGATTGATTCGGATACTGGCTGGAGTGGCAAACTGGTGCGTGAGTTCTCACTAACAACTCAACCAGAGGGCTGCGTCAGCGATGACAAACATCAGCGTCTATTCCTGGGAGAGGAAAATTACGGCATTTGGACGCTGGACTTGTCCGATAACAATTCAGAACCGCAGTTAATTCAGACACTCAACGATGCTAAAGACACGAACCACCTGCATGCAGATATTGAAGGCATGGATATTTACCACGGTAAAGAGCAAAGTTATCTGGTTGTTTCCAGTCAGGGCAACGACAGCTATGTATTGTTCGATACCCTTCCGCCGTTTGCTTATCAAGCGCACTTCCGTATCGGCATGAATACCGGCCTGTTACCAGCAATAGATGGCGCGTCCGAAACCGATGGTTTAACCGTCAGCTCGGCGTATATGGGGTCACAATATCCTGAAGGTCTATTAGTGGTGCAAGATGGCCGCAACCTGATGCCAGAAGAGTTCCAGAATTTTAAACTGGTTTCCTGGAAAGATATTCGCGAAGGGCTAATGCTGAAATAG
- a CDS encoding SUF system Fe-S cluster assembly regulator produces the protein MLKIGKLTDYGVVVLDHLARAGSVKQSSEDIAEATVLPIPTVRKVMKALADAGLVIAQRGAKGGYRLALAPEQIRILDVVQAFEGPVALTECSVDDHQCDIIENCSLSSSWGGINKLLMQVLARVTLEDVRKPEMQDRLHRDLVDPSGRINLVNL, from the coding sequence ATGTTAAAGATTGGTAAGCTGACAGATTACGGGGTAGTGGTGCTCGATCACCTGGCTCGTGCTGGGTCGGTAAAGCAATCGTCCGAAGATATTGCGGAGGCGACGGTGTTGCCGATACCGACCGTCCGTAAGGTGATGAAAGCGCTGGCCGATGCGGGGCTGGTGATTGCTCAACGAGGTGCAAAGGGTGGGTATCGCCTTGCACTAGCTCCTGAGCAAATCCGGATTCTTGATGTGGTGCAGGCATTTGAAGGTCCTGTAGCCTTAACAGAATGTTCGGTTGACGATCATCAGTGCGATATTATCGAAAATTGTTCGCTGTCGAGCAGTTGGGGTGGCATCAATAAGCTATTGATGCAGGTGCTGGCCCGGGTAACGCTTGAGGATGTCCGTAAGCCAGAAATGCAGGATCGGCTGCATCGTGATCTGGTTGATCCATCGGGTCGCATCAATCTGGTTAATCTCTGA